The following proteins are encoded in a genomic region of Ostrea edulis chromosome 7, xbOstEdul1.1, whole genome shotgun sequence:
- the LOC130047662 gene encoding probable RING finger protein 207 homolog → MHPRRSAQEVLLCDLCETVPLQSHCELCNINLCVNCAVKHLSDSSKRHNVVPFLQRKVTPNYPKCPKHPEKHCELHCEECNIPVCITCVSSGKHKGHDMSDILEKLSAKTESLQKDLKELETRIYPRYEEMASHVQTEKAELETKYGKLTTIADQQGEILHREITAIVNRRKSAIAEMKTKHLDALNKNTEEITQKMAELKQIMSDLKSILKLNDVSLTSTYKSRNSQFRTLLPKVRVTVPSFSPQKINKDQLNEMFGSLPPLSINTEHGDTMKSAEAVSSPPVKPLLDEPRVTATIYTGYDDLFSVSCLSEDQVWTREDNETMKLLNLQSKLLTSIKTKSGGIPEDIAVTRDGDLVYTDYSNNTVNLIKNKQIQTVITLQGWIPGYVCCTAGNDLLVTMVSDDYKQSKVVRYSGSTEKQSIQFDDQGRPLYSSGGIIYKYLSENKNLDICVADCGASAVVVVNQSGKLRFRYTGHPSNTKQSFYPFGITTDSQSRILTAENHRIHILDQDGQFLRYIHCDLKSPHGLCVDIRDNLFVAERVTAKVKKIQYL, encoded by the coding sequence ATgcatccccggcgcagtgctcaggaagtcctactgtgtgacctctgtgaaactgtccccctacagagtcactgtgaactttgtaatataaatctctgtgtTAACTGTGCAGTAAAGCATCTCTCAGACTCGTCTAAAAGACACAATGTCGTGCCGTTTTTACAGAGAAAGGTTACCCCTAACtacccaaaatgtccgaaacacCCCGAAAAACACTGCGAACTTCACTGCGAGGAATGTAACATTCCTGTCTGTATTACCTGCGTCTCCTCAGGtaaacacaaaggtcacgatatgtcagatattttggaaaaactcagcgctaaaacagaaagtttacaaaaagatctAAAAGAACTCGAGACAAGAATTTACCcgcgatatgaagaaatggccTCCCATGTGCAAACTGAAAAAGCCGAGTTAGAAACGAAATACGGGAAACTGACCACAATTGCTGACCAACAAGGAGAAATCCTACACCGGGAGattaccgccattgtcaaccgacGGAAATCCGCCATTGCggagatgaaaactaaacatctggacgcactaaataaaaatacagaagaaatcacacagaaaatggcggaactcaaacagatcatgtccgacttgaaatcaatcctaaaattaaatgacgtctccttaacctctacttatAAATCTAGGAATTCCCAATTTAGAACATTACTGCCTAAAGTCCGAGTTACAGTACCGAGTTTctctcctcagaaaataaacaaagatcagctcaatgaaatgtttggttctctgccgccattatccattaacacagaacatggcgacacaatgaagtcagcagaagctgtatcgtctcctccagtcaaaccactgcttgatgagccgcgcgtcaccgccaccataTACACTGGGTATGACGATCTAttcagtgttagctgtctgagtgaagatcaagtctggacacgcGAGGATAACGAAaccatgaagctgctcaacctccagagtaaactactgacatcaataaaaACCAAGTCAGGGGGAATACCAgaggacatagcagtgacacgggacggagatcttgtttatactgactataGTAATAACACCGTgaacttaattaagaataaacagatacagaccgtgatcacactacaggggtggataCCTGGCTatgtctgctgtaccgcgggtaacgacctcctggttaccatggtcAGTGATGATTacaaacaatccaaagtcgtgcgttactccggctccacagagaaacaaagcattcagtttgatgatcagggtcgtcctctctactcaTCTGGTGGTATTATCTAtaaatacctcagtgagaacaagaacctggatatctgtgtggctgactgtggagctagtgcagtagtggtggtcaatcagtcaggaaaactccgctttagatacactggtcatccctctaataccaagcAATCATTTTATCCattcggcatcactacagacagccagagtcgcatcctgacagcagagaatcaccgtatccacatcctagatcaggacggacagttcctccgttacattcactgtgatttaaAGTCTCCTCacggtttatgtgtggacatcagagacaacctctttgtggctgagcgtgtcactgctaaagtgaagaaaatccagtatctataa